A window of the Roseburia sp. 831b genome harbors these coding sequences:
- the metK gene encoding methionine adenosyltransferase yields MGKLFTSESVTEGHPDKIADQISDAILDALLEQDPYSRVAAETTVATGIALVVGEITTNAYVDIAKIARETIKEIGYVNNVDGYNANSIAVLTSIDEQSADIALGVDKAYESKQDGVTEDFGTGAGDQGIIFGYATDETPEYLPPAISFAHRLTRQLTKVRKDGTLPYLRPDGKSQVTVEFEEDGKTVKRIHTIVISTQHAEEVTLEQIRKDILTYVIKPVIPEELLDEDTIYYVNPTGRFVIGGPQGDSGLTGRKIIVDTYGGTGRHGGGAFSGKDPTKVDRSAAYAARWVAKNLVAAGVAKRLEVELAYAIGVAKPVSIAVETFGTATITEEKIVEIIEKVFDLRPAAIIDALNLRRPIYKQTAAYGHFGRTDIDLPWEHLDKVEEIKKYL; encoded by the coding sequence ATGGGAAAATTATTTACGTCAGAATCAGTAACAGAAGGACATCCAGATAAGATTGCCGATCAGATTTCAGATGCAATCTTAGATGCCTTGCTTGAACAGGATCCATATTCAAGGGTTGCAGCGGAAACAACCGTAGCAACAGGAATTGCATTAGTCGTTGGAGAAATTACAACGAATGCATATGTGGATATTGCAAAAATTGCAAGAGAAACCATTAAGGAAATCGGATATGTAAACAATGTGGATGGATACAATGCAAATTCAATTGCAGTACTTACTTCCATTGATGAACAGTCAGCGGATATTGCACTTGGTGTTGATAAGGCGTATGAATCAAAGCAGGATGGAGTAACGGAAGATTTTGGAACGGGTGCAGGAGATCAGGGAATCATTTTTGGATACGCAACGGATGAGACACCGGAGTATCTTCCACCGGCTATCTCATTTGCACACAGACTTACAAGGCAGCTCACAAAGGTGAGAAAAGATGGAACGCTTCCATATCTTAGACCGGATGGAAAGTCACAGGTAACCGTAGAATTTGAGGAAGATGGCAAGACCGTAAAGCGTATACATACAATTGTAATCTCCACGCAGCATGCAGAGGAAGTAACACTCGAACAAATCAGGAAGGATATTCTTACCTATGTGATTAAACCGGTCATTCCAGAGGAACTTTTAGATGAAGATACAATATATTATGTAAATCCAACAGGCAGATTTGTAATTGGAGGACCACAAGGAGATTCTGGACTTACGGGAAGAAAAATTATTGTTGATACCTATGGTGGAACGGGACGCCATGGAGGTGGAGCATTTTCAGGAAAGGACCCGACAAAGGTAGACAGATCAGCAGCATATGCAGCAAGATGGGTTGCAAAGAACCTAGTGGCTGCGGGAGTTGCAAAGAGACTCGAAGTTGAACTTGCGTATGCAATTGGAGTTGCAAAACCAGTCTCGATTGCAGTTGAGACTTTTGGAACAGCCACAATTACAGAGGAGAAAATCGTAGAAATTATTGAAAAAGTATTTGATCTTCGGCCGGCAGCCATTATTGATGCACTAAATCTTAGAAGACCTATCTACAAGCAGACAGCAGCATATGGACATTTCGGCAGGACAGATATCGACCTTCCGTGGGAGCATCTTGATAAGGTGGAAGAGATTAAGAAATACCTGTAA
- a CDS encoding radical SAM protein: MVKVEKDIHWREKELSIKEVIEKYPEVSPFVIIKTDAQRRGVTYTQKALERVDENVHQLVHRGFSGEKNDKTPFSLLLRDGTSVLTGGAAGFGKRDPLVVDVVDDKIVLTDNREVLEEVSYWEKPDFYEKFTSSGEPMWHVAWARPQRIDLNPHQYCQFWNTPGHGCKYCSIAATYKSSDKPQYVNLDDIEETVKEALKQPGRFTSIFLTGGTILSGKELLDDEVDLYINILQRIGKNFGGKRFPSQLIGTAFNRRQLQRIHDETGLMSYTADIEVLNAELFDWICPGKSAKIGYEEWKDRLYQAVDIFGKGYVNTGLVAGVEMAKPKGFISEEESLGKVLEEAEELCRHGVAPVGCVWTVAPGSIFFKQETPSLEYYVRLAKGFDGLRRKYDISVDMDNYRRCGNHPDSDLSRV, from the coding sequence GTGGTAAAGGTAGAAAAAGATATTCATTGGAGAGAAAAAGAACTGAGTATAAAAGAAGTAATAGAAAAGTATCCAGAAGTTTCCCCATTTGTGATTATTAAGACAGATGCACAACGAAGGGGTGTAACGTATACACAGAAAGCTTTGGAGCGTGTTGATGAAAACGTGCATCAGCTGGTTCACAGGGGATTTTCAGGAGAAAAAAATGATAAGACACCATTTTCCTTACTGCTTAGAGATGGAACAAGCGTTCTGACAGGCGGAGCAGCAGGGTTTGGAAAAAGAGATCCGTTGGTTGTAGATGTGGTAGATGACAAAATTGTTCTGACAGATAATAGAGAAGTATTAGAAGAGGTATCCTATTGGGAAAAACCTGATTTTTATGAGAAATTCACAAGCAGTGGTGAACCAATGTGGCATGTTGCATGGGCAAGACCACAGAGAATCGATTTGAATCCACATCAGTATTGCCAGTTTTGGAATACGCCAGGGCATGGATGTAAGTACTGCTCCATCGCTGCTACTTATAAAAGCAGTGATAAGCCACAGTATGTCAATCTGGATGACATAGAAGAGACGGTAAAGGAAGCCTTAAAGCAGCCTGGACGATTTACCAGTATCTTTCTTACGGGTGGAACCATCTTAAGTGGAAAGGAATTGCTGGATGATGAAGTAGATTTGTATATCAATATTTTGCAGAGAATCGGAAAAAATTTTGGCGGAAAAAGATTCCCAAGTCAGCTGATTGGTACTGCGTTTAACCGAAGACAACTGCAAAGAATACATGATGAAACAGGGTTAATGAGCTACACGGCAGATATAGAAGTATTAAATGCAGAATTGTTTGACTGGATTTGCCCGGGTAAATCAGCCAAAATCGGATACGAGGAATGGAAAGACAGACTTTATCAGGCAGTTGATATTTTTGGCAAAGGATATGTAAATACAGGTCTTGTTGCAGGTGTCGAGATGGCAAAACCAAAGGGCTTTATTTCCGAAGAGGAATCTTTGGGAAAAGTTTTAGAAGAGGCAGAAGAACTTTGCCGGCATGGAGTAGCACCTGTTGGCTGCGTCTGGACAGTGGCACCAGGTTCCATTTTCTTTAAGCAGGAAACACCATCCCTAGAATACTATGTCCGTTTGGCAAAAGGATTTGATGGATTACGAAGAAAATATGACATAAGTGTGGATATGGACAATTACAGAAGATGTGGAAATCATCCGGACAGTGATTTATCAAGAGTATAG
- a CDS encoding pyridoxamine 5'-phosphate oxidase family protein, which yields MAAALEQKVVELLNDVNSVKVLATTDKEGNPHVTFKNSIRAREDGYIQYWELIETSGTNKNMVNSIWFHKQVAINVYADGVSYQIKGIPYKAIISGKEFEEAYKQVRERFEDGDLSTVWLIEPLQITEETFQKRKTQEEEQHPILKHLDRLLEKE from the coding sequence ATGGCAGCAGCATTAGAACAGAAAGTAGTGGAACTTTTAAATGATGTCAACAGTGTAAAAGTTCTTGCAACGACAGATAAAGAGGGAAATCCTCATGTTACATTTAAAAATTCGATAAGAGCAAGAGAGGATGGATATATCCAATATTGGGAGTTGATTGAGACTTCAGGGACCAATAAAAATATGGTAAATAGTATCTGGTTTCACAAACAGGTGGCAATTAATGTATATGCGGATGGAGTGAGTTACCAGATTAAGGGAATACCATACAAAGCAATTATCTCCGGGAAAGAATTCGAGGAGGCATATAAACAGGTCCGGGAAAGATTTGAAGATGGAGATTTGTCAACGGTCTGGCTGATTGAACCGTTGCAGATTACGGAGGAAACCTTTCAAAAACGCAAGACACAGGAGGAAGAACAACACCCTATTTTGAAACATTTAGACAGATTATTGGAAAAGGAATAA
- a CDS encoding ABC transporter substrate-binding protein — MKKIKFLSALFVITLLAGIVTGCAKKVENTSTNESEASTAGEQKDKTASNVDSNSKKEKVTVRLADMSVYGIAIFNYADKIGLLDGYFDDLKDYDVTVELSEWASGVDQNTAFAAKQIDFSSMGNIPAVSGASSGFGTKIIAVNYLYDDEYVLVAREGSNVKKVEDLKGKNVGTYVGTVTHYAVAKYLENAGLTVDDVNLLNVASETATSLRNGDIDAGVLGNVVAHQIEEEGAGYILSEDKIPIYNYVVGRTEFAEQYPEITVRVLQLINDTWDYALEHQQEYMEFYAGVSGTDLATVEASWKDNFPVKSAKDFDTSDYDAYLELVDWMKGIEYIGADVNPDDLLDLSYVRQLKK; from the coding sequence ATGAAAAAGATAAAGTTTTTGAGTGCATTATTCGTCATTACCTTATTGGCTGGGATTGTGACCGGATGCGCTAAGAAAGTGGAGAATACAAGTACAAATGAAAGTGAAGCTAGTACTGCAGGCGAACAAAAAGATAAGACAGCTTCAAACGTGGATAGCAATTCGAAAAAAGAGAAGGTTACGGTAAGACTTGCGGACATGAGTGTCTATGGGATAGCAATATTCAATTATGCAGATAAAATAGGGCTTCTTGACGGATATTTTGACGACCTAAAGGATTATGATGTGACAGTCGAACTTTCAGAGTGGGCAAGTGGTGTTGACCAGAATACGGCATTTGCGGCAAAACAGATTGATTTTTCAAGTATGGGAAATATCCCGGCGGTATCAGGGGCAAGCAGTGGTTTTGGCACCAAAATAATTGCGGTTAATTATTTGTATGATGATGAGTATGTTCTTGTGGCAAGAGAAGGCTCCAATGTGAAAAAAGTTGAGGATTTGAAAGGAAAAAATGTAGGAACATATGTGGGGACCGTTACCCATTATGCTGTGGCAAAGTATCTTGAGAATGCCGGACTTACGGTGGATGATGTAAATTTGCTGAATGTAGCATCAGAAACAGCGACCTCTCTTAGAAATGGGGATATTGATGCCGGCGTACTTGGAAATGTTGTAGCACATCAAATAGAAGAAGAGGGAGCTGGCTATATTCTGTCAGAGGATAAGATACCAATTTACAATTATGTTGTAGGAAGAACGGAATTTGCGGAACAATATCCAGAGATTACGGTTCGTGTTCTTCAGCTGATTAATGATACCTGGGATTATGCACTGGAACATCAACAGGAGTATATGGAATTTTATGCAGGTGTATCAGGTACCGACCTTGCTACCGTTGAAGCATCCTGGAAAGATAATTTTCCTGTCAAATCAGCAAAGGATTTTGATACAAGCGATTATGATGCATATCTCGAATTGGTTGACTGGATGAAAGGGATTGAATACATTGGCGCGGATGTAAATCCGGATGATTTGCTGGATCTTTCTTATGTGAGACAGCTGAAAAAATAA
- a CDS encoding ABC transporter permease: MIGYEKEKETNTKTERVKNFILAIILPVLLLILWEWNVSKGVLNGNVVPAPTTLWNTFLGLVTSGKLLEGLAVSFQRVLIGFVIASFLGIGIGFLMGLFLPFQKAMSSLVNILRPIPTIALVPIFIIVLGVGEATNISIIMIGAVWSILLNTTAGVMSVDRKLMELAYVYRLPKRDIIFRIVLPSAMYSIITGLRLGIAGAWMSVVAAEMIGATSGIGYMIMFAKSLAQAANMYVLVIVIGVIGFLIDKILQFFQNQVRRKFCGILN; this comes from the coding sequence ATGATAGGTTATGAGAAAGAAAAAGAGACGAATACAAAAACAGAGAGAGTGAAAAATTTTATACTTGCCATAATATTACCTGTTTTACTCTTGATTCTGTGGGAGTGGAACGTTTCCAAAGGAGTATTAAATGGAAATGTTGTTCCGGCACCGACAACATTATGGAACACATTTTTGGGGCTGGTTACATCGGGAAAGCTGCTAGAAGGGCTTGCAGTGAGCTTTCAGCGTGTTTTGATTGGATTTGTAATAGCAAGCTTTCTGGGAATTGGAATCGGATTTTTAATGGGATTGTTTTTGCCATTTCAGAAAGCGATGTCATCCTTGGTCAATATTTTACGGCCTATCCCGACCATTGCATTGGTACCAATATTCATAATTGTATTAGGTGTAGGTGAGGCTACCAATATTTCGATTATTATGATAGGAGCTGTCTGGTCAATATTATTAAATACGACAGCGGGAGTTATGAGTGTAGACCGGAAACTGATGGAATTAGCGTATGTGTATCGGCTGCCCAAAAGAGACATTATTTTCCGCATTGTGCTTCCATCCGCAATGTATAGCATTATTACAGGTTTGCGTTTAGGAATTGCCGGTGCGTGGATGAGCGTGGTGGCTGCCGAGATGATTGGAGCAACAAGTGGAATCGGATATATGATTATGTTTGCAAAATCGCTTGCGCAGGCAGCCAACATGTACGTTTTGGTAATCGTAATCGGTGTGATAGGGTTCCTGATAGATAAAATTCTGCAATTTTTCCAAAATCAGGTAAGAAGAAAGTTTTGTGGGATTTTGAATTAA